The following proteins are co-located in the Candidatus Bathyarchaeia archaeon genome:
- a CDS encoding NusA-like transcription termination signal-binding factor → MSSRIKLTGEEMRYIALFESVTKATVMDCLIDDKSNRLIFVTKQGDMGLAIGRGGRNINMLRKMIGRPIEVVEYSETPEDLIRNSLSPAKVRNIRMAARPDKKIMVVEVEPKDKALAIGKNGRTIDKTRMLAKRYFQVDHVLIV, encoded by the coding sequence ATGTCTTCGAGGATCAAGTTAACCGGAGAGGAAATGCGATACATCGCCTTGTTTGAAAGCGTTACCAAGGCAACGGTGATGGACTGCCTAATAGACGACAAGTCGAATCGGCTGATCTTCGTGACGAAGCAGGGAGACATGGGGCTCGCCATCGGCAGGGGTGGAAGGAACATAAATATGCTGAGGAAAATGATCGGTAGGCCCATCGAGGTAGTAGAGTACAGTGAAACCCCTGAAGATTTGATCAGAAACTCGCTTTCGCCCGCGAAGGTTAGGAACATCAGGATGGCCGCTAGACCTGACAAGAAAATCATGGTTGTTGAGGTTGAGCCTAAGGATAAGGCGTTAGCCATAGGTAAAAACGGCAGGACCATCGACAAAACTAGGATGCTGGCTAAAAGATACTTCCAAGTTGACCATGTTTTAATAGTATAA
- a CDS encoding 50S ribosomal protein L30e, translated as MKTQLRIAVSTGEVLIGASQTLKALKAGKARLIILSSKCPQKLGAELRAIANRLKIPVYVFEGDGKQLGAAAGKPFPVSALTVKKPGDSRILELADAASTTGEA; from the coding sequence GTGAAGACGCAGCTGAGAATCGCGGTTTCAACAGGCGAGGTTTTGATAGGCGCCTCCCAGACTCTGAAGGCTTTGAAGGCTGGGAAGGCGAGGCTCATCATCTTATCGAGTAAATGCCCCCAAAAGCTCGGGGCTGAGCTGAGAGCCATCGCCAACCGCTTGAAGATTCCGGTATACGTGTTTGAGGGGGATGGGAAGCAGCTTGGAGCCGCCGCTGGAAAGCCCTTTCCAGTTTCAGCCCTGACGGTGAAGAAGCCTGGGGACTCAAGGATCCTAGAGTTGGCCGACGCGGCCTCGACAACCGGTGAAGCGTAG
- a CDS encoding NAD(P)/FAD-dependent oxidoreductase yields MNFEVAVVGAGLAGCVVSQKVASKGFKVCLLERKPSDRIGEKVCGDGVGKHEFSEANVPLPQSVEKKLRGVEFYFSNKLAFTVEGEGYSIDRLTLGQELLERALDSGVNLHDGSHVRRLIIKGGRVVGVEGRRWTRGKYRVNGEVVVDASGVQGVVRTMLPEDWPLREMPRSFEIGVGYREICRLKEDGGEYCKLFYDWNLTPGGYCWIIPKEGAKANIGILMPVSLTNVVDIVERFKAFRARLEVQGKALTSGIGFVPLRAPLKYPCWSNVMAVGDAAFLANPLNGGGIGPALNSASMSADALVKALQDRESITEKLWSYNLAVARRFGLKHTVNNALKEFLLESKPGEVRSFFHALGLKKTYHSTSFLGEIGRADYFRMLFKLGPRMAYRLFKALMGIRPLKAFYSRYPTTPRL; encoded by the coding sequence GTGAACTTTGAGGTTGCAGTAGTTGGGGCTGGGTTGGCAGGTTGCGTAGTTTCTCAGAAGGTCGCTTCCAAGGGATTCAAGGTTTGCCTGCTGGAGCGGAAGCCTTCCGACAGGATAGGGGAGAAAGTGTGCGGAGATGGGGTTGGAAAGCATGAATTTTCAGAGGCCAACGTGCCCCTGCCTCAAAGCGTTGAAAAAAAGCTAAGAGGCGTTGAATTCTATTTTTCAAACAAGCTTGCTTTCACGGTGGAGGGAGAGGGATACTCCATAGACCGGTTGACGCTGGGTCAGGAGCTTCTCGAAAGAGCTTTGGATTCAGGGGTAAATTTGCATGACGGTTCCCATGTTAGAAGGCTGATCATAAAAGGGGGACGCGTCGTAGGAGTCGAGGGAAGAAGGTGGACCCGTGGAAAATATAGGGTAAACGGCGAGGTCGTTGTCGACGCGAGCGGTGTGCAAGGTGTTGTGAGGACCATGTTACCTGAGGATTGGCCTCTCAGGGAGATGCCGCGGAGTTTTGAAATAGGGGTCGGGTACAGGGAAATATGCCGGTTAAAAGAGGATGGGGGAGAATACTGTAAGCTGTTTTACGACTGGAATTTAACTCCTGGGGGATACTGCTGGATCATCCCCAAGGAAGGGGCTAAGGCGAACATTGGAATATTGATGCCCGTCAGCCTCACGAACGTCGTAGACATCGTCGAGAGGTTTAAGGCGTTCAGGGCTAGGCTGGAAGTTCAAGGCAAGGCTTTAACATCGGGAATTGGCTTTGTACCCTTAAGGGCGCCGTTAAAGTATCCATGTTGGAGCAACGTGATGGCGGTGGGGGACGCGGCGTTTCTAGCAAACCCGTTGAACGGCGGGGGAATCGGCCCGGCTTTGAACTCAGCTTCCATGTCCGCCGACGCCTTGGTCAAAGCTTTACAAGACCGAGAATCCATTACGGAGAAACTATGGTCATATAATTTGGCGGTTGCGCGGCGATTCGGGTTAAAACACACCGTGAATAACGCTTTAAAGGAGTTCCTCCTCGAATCCAAGCCGGGAGAGGTGAGATCCTTCTTCCACGCGTTGGGGCTTAAGAAAACGTATCATTCAACCAGCTTCCTCGGGGAAATTGGTAGGGCGGACTACTTCCGAATGCTCTTCAAACTTGGCCCAAGAATGGCTTATAGGTTGTTTAAGGCTTTAATGGGCATTAGGCCGTTAAAGGCCTTCTATTCACGTTACCCCACGACTCCTAGGCTTTAA
- a CDS encoding V4R domain-containing protein, which produces MGRFFTGHQIFDFISSIPEGAALLLTDETGFEAPMFLNALLRGLLGKEGAVFISAEPTPIDLKVERVRLEEIPDITVLSFEVEKVRRSLKDGCLIIHGYLHHVLIREEEDRILKVIESWRERAANSRIVEIFLLRRDAFPSFEKKLHSLTAGSINIEVNRSGKEVEFSFKMVGCCKPEHHLKEFPFQVKDGRLLIKWGEEFTDQLPLEGEDAVKNRLKYLQENVNSIRIVESGRFESPNPYERWLFSQVKGMKLTEINMLFPEKFSELLEKIATWSVKGYVRFESTQNQAPPPPRDRVKLTTRMALAFPTPIALFFLRRRAHTIPIKVYHTLRKSVEAFLSIQLPGKDLKDELAEMELRFQEVTARLTAIDVYLEIGEDPRTRLDLRYLPKIISLTMYYGYGLKPRVAKLNDYEYEVSFPDCFICRDVVGGPACQLLAGTMVGGCSIVFKERFTCNEVECKASGGKACVFRLSVKVPAERQRGLESLIPSLLKPRSRGVT; this is translated from the coding sequence ATGGGGAGGTTCTTCACAGGCCATCAAATATTCGACTTCATATCCTCCATCCCTGAGGGAGCGGCCCTCCTATTAACCGACGAAACAGGCTTTGAGGCCCCGATGTTTTTAAACGCGTTGTTACGCGGCCTCCTCGGCAAAGAAGGAGCCGTGTTCATTTCAGCTGAACCAACACCCATAGACCTCAAGGTTGAGAGGGTCAGGTTGGAGGAGATACCTGACATCACCGTCCTCAGCTTTGAAGTGGAAAAGGTGAGGAGATCCCTAAAGGACGGATGCTTAATCATCCACGGCTATCTCCATCACGTGCTCATCAGGGAGGAGGAAGACAGGATCCTTAAGGTGATTGAAAGCTGGAGGGAAAGGGCCGCGAACAGCAGAATAGTGGAGATATTTCTTTTACGCAGAGACGCGTTTCCTTCTTTCGAGAAAAAACTGCACTCCCTCACAGCTGGCTCGATAAACATCGAGGTAAACCGATCTGGTAAAGAGGTGGAATTCTCCTTTAAAATGGTGGGTTGCTGTAAACCAGAGCACCACCTTAAGGAATTTCCATTTCAAGTCAAAGATGGACGCCTGCTGATAAAGTGGGGTGAGGAGTTCACCGACCAACTCCCACTGGAGGGCGAGGACGCCGTTAAAAACCGTTTAAAATATTTACAGGAAAACGTTAACTCGATAAGGATTGTGGAAAGCGGTAGGTTCGAGTCACCCAACCCATACGAGCGATGGCTGTTTTCCCAGGTTAAAGGCATGAAGCTTACCGAAATCAACATGCTTTTTCCCGAGAAGTTTAGTGAACTGCTGGAAAAAATCGCTACCTGGAGTGTTAAGGGCTACGTTAGATTCGAGTCTACTCAAAACCAGGCCCCCCCACCACCCAGGGATCGCGTCAAGCTCACTACTAGGATGGCCCTTGCTTTCCCAACGCCTATAGCCCTATTTTTCCTGAGGCGGAGGGCTCACACCATACCCATAAAGGTTTACCACACACTCAGGAAGTCTGTGGAGGCTTTTCTATCCATCCAGTTACCTGGCAAGGATCTAAAGGACGAATTAGCGGAAATGGAGCTGCGCTTTCAAGAGGTGACCGCCCGACTTACCGCTATTGACGTTTATCTAGAAATCGGCGAGGACCCGAGGACTAGGCTTGACCTGAGATACCTGCCCAAAATCATCTCGCTAACCATGTACTATGGATATGGCCTTAAACCGAGGGTGGCGAAGTTAAACGACTACGAATACGAAGTATCCTTCCCAGACTGCTTCATCTGCAGGGATGTTGTTGGAGGACCCGCCTGCCAACTTTTAGCCGGAACGATGGTTGGGGGCTGCTCCATAGTGTTTAAGGAGCGGTTCACCTGTAACGAAGTGGAATGTAAAGCTTCAGGGGGAAAGGCGTGCGTCTTCAGGCTAAGCGTTAAAGTTCCAGCTGAACGTCAAAGGGGTCTTGAATCCTTAATCCCTTCGCTTTTAAAGCCTAGGAGTCGTGGGGTAACGTGA
- a CDS encoding DNA-directed RNA polymerase subunit A', whose protein sequence is MAVEGQKSIDGIQFTLMSPNELRKLSVVEVQTADTYDEDGVPIVSGLMDGRLGTLEPRQKCKTCGNTASNCPGHFGHIELAEPVIHTSFAKVIYKILSAICRNCGRVKLSEERIQRYKAIVEEKTRILSMVPSMVYENAFKEAKKIQECPHCGAKQYPIEFIKPTSFHELIDGGAVRLTPSAIRERFERIPDEDLKVFGLNPKTARPEWMILQVLPVPPVNVRPSITLESGIRSEDDLTHKLVDIIRINQKLKEALDSGVPVNIIQELHDLLQYHVTTYFDNEVSGLPPARHRSGRALKTISQRLKGKEGRFRGNLSGKRVDFSARTVISPDPNLELNEVGVPIHVALRLTVPERVNEWNLEEMKKLVINGPDKYPGALYIIRPDHRRIRLEFVLDREGLAEALQPGFIVERHIKDGDIVLFNRQPSLHRMSIMAHKVKVLPYKTFRLNPCVCPPYNADFDGDEMNLHVPQSEEARTEAQILMQVQDQILSPRYGGPIIGAIRDLLTSAFLLTKKGTYLTKEEVSRLITATGYDGPLPEPEVKKPKPMWSGKQLFSLYIPKGMNFVSKSNLCNAYKCETCLKEACPHDAYVVVKNGVLVKGVIDKTSIGAEKSESLFHRIVKDYGHEEGRRFLDSVSRLLERFLTLKGFSYGLDELDVSESVKEKINKAIKQAEKRVDELIESYKSGALQRLPGQTLEDSLELYIMNELSKVRDLAGEYAESFFNVDNAGVVMTRSGARGSMLNIGQMAACVGQQSIRGKRILRGYRDRALPFFRPMDAGAEARGFVYASYRDGLTPIEFFFHAMGGREGLVDTAVRTQQSGYMQRRLINALEHIRVEYDGTVRDSEGNIVQFKYGEDGVDAAKSDHGKAVNVERIIERVKLEIREGEPASKQYVESKVESVREELSSMLVKTLRRELVKAALPRRGVDMVVKLVLENYKNALIEAGEAAGIVSAQSIGEPGTQMTLRTFHFAGVREQNVTLGLPRLIEIVDARKNPSTPIMTVYLDDEHRKNHSKAEKVALEITHTTLGDVAEGFESDITSMKIKVLLDKESMQKRNVKMKNVLEALQIPSCELKFTEDFVELEVKDRDIPQFKRLLARLPHQTVKGIPSIKRALVVEENGEWLIKTEGSSLGAVLSTPGVDPTRTVTNNVYEVAEVLGIEAARNVIIKEALNVLEEQGLDVDVRHVMLVADAMTATGEILQVGRHGVSSEKASTLAKAAFEITVPTLVDAAIRGAWDELKGVAENVIVGQQIPMGTGLIDVYMSMRGTRQK, encoded by the coding sequence ATGGCTGTTGAGGGACAGAAATCCATCGACGGCATACAGTTCACCCTCATGTCGCCTAACGAGTTGAGAAAGCTCTCCGTTGTGGAGGTTCAAACCGCCGACACATATGATGAAGATGGGGTTCCCATCGTTTCAGGGCTGATGGATGGAAGGCTTGGAACCCTAGAGCCCAGGCAGAAATGTAAAACATGCGGAAACACCGCTTCAAACTGTCCAGGGCATTTCGGACACATAGAGCTCGCCGAGCCCGTCATACACACCTCCTTCGCGAAGGTCATCTACAAGATTCTCTCCGCGATATGCAGGAACTGCGGTCGAGTAAAGCTGTCGGAGGAAAGAATCCAGCGGTACAAGGCGATCGTGGAGGAGAAAACGAGGATTCTAAGCATGGTTCCAAGCATGGTGTATGAGAACGCCTTTAAGGAGGCGAAGAAAATCCAGGAATGTCCCCACTGCGGGGCGAAGCAATACCCCATAGAGTTCATCAAGCCAACCAGCTTTCACGAGCTTATCGACGGAGGCGCTGTCAGACTTACCCCAAGCGCCATCAGGGAGAGGTTTGAGAGGATTCCAGATGAAGACTTGAAGGTTTTCGGGTTAAACCCTAAAACCGCTAGGCCTGAGTGGATGATCCTGCAGGTCTTACCGGTCCCGCCTGTGAACGTGAGGCCCTCCATCACCTTGGAGTCAGGGATCAGGTCTGAGGACGATTTAACGCATAAACTCGTGGACATCATCAGGATAAACCAGAAGCTAAAGGAAGCCTTGGACTCAGGGGTTCCCGTGAACATAATCCAAGAGCTGCACGACCTGCTCCAGTACCATGTCACCACCTACTTCGACAACGAGGTTTCAGGCCTACCGCCGGCGAGGCATAGGTCTGGGCGAGCCTTAAAAACCATATCCCAGAGGCTTAAAGGCAAGGAGGGTAGGTTTAGAGGAAACCTTTCAGGTAAAAGGGTGGATTTCTCAGCTAGAACCGTGATCTCCCCGGATCCAAACCTTGAGCTGAACGAGGTAGGCGTCCCCATACACGTCGCCCTCAGGCTCACGGTGCCTGAGAGGGTGAATGAATGGAACCTGGAGGAGATGAAGAAGCTGGTGATCAACGGCCCTGACAAGTATCCTGGAGCCCTCTACATCATCAGGCCGGATCATCGGAGGATCAGGCTTGAATTCGTGTTGGATAGGGAGGGGCTTGCTGAAGCCCTTCAACCCGGCTTCATCGTGGAGCGCCACATAAAAGACGGGGACATAGTGCTCTTCAACAGGCAGCCCTCGCTTCACCGAATGTCCATCATGGCCCATAAGGTGAAGGTGTTACCGTACAAAACCTTCAGGTTGAACCCATGCGTATGCCCCCCCTACAACGCCGACTTCGACGGAGATGAAATGAACCTTCATGTGCCTCAAAGCGAGGAGGCTAGAACCGAGGCCCAAATACTGATGCAAGTTCAGGATCAAATCCTCTCCCCGAGGTACGGGGGCCCGATCATAGGGGCGATTAGAGACCTGCTCACATCGGCCTTCCTGCTGACGAAGAAGGGCACCTATCTAACTAAGGAAGAGGTTTCCAGGCTGATCACGGCGACGGGGTACGATGGCCCGTTACCTGAACCTGAAGTCAAAAAGCCAAAGCCCATGTGGAGTGGAAAACAGCTCTTCAGCCTATACATCCCAAAGGGAATGAACTTTGTTTCCAAGTCGAACCTCTGCAACGCGTATAAATGTGAAACATGCTTGAAAGAGGCTTGTCCACACGACGCCTACGTGGTGGTGAAGAACGGCGTCCTGGTTAAAGGTGTGATAGATAAAACATCCATCGGAGCTGAAAAATCTGAAAGCCTATTCCACAGGATCGTGAAGGATTATGGACATGAGGAAGGTAGGAGGTTCCTTGACTCCGTGTCGCGGCTGCTGGAAAGGTTCCTGACGCTGAAAGGCTTCTCGTATGGTTTAGATGAGCTTGACGTATCCGAGTCTGTTAAAGAAAAGATCAACAAGGCGATTAAACAGGCGGAGAAAAGGGTTGACGAGCTCATCGAAAGCTATAAATCCGGAGCCTTACAGAGGCTTCCAGGCCAAACCTTAGAGGACTCCTTAGAGCTATACATAATGAACGAGTTGTCCAAGGTTAGGGACCTAGCTGGAGAATACGCTGAAAGCTTCTTCAACGTAGACAACGCCGGCGTGGTGATGACGAGGTCGGGGGCCAGGGGGTCGATGCTGAACATAGGGCAAATGGCCGCCTGCGTGGGGCAGCAATCCATAAGGGGTAAAAGAATACTGCGAGGTTACAGGGATAGGGCCTTACCTTTCTTCCGGCCAATGGACGCGGGGGCTGAGGCGAGGGGGTTCGTCTACGCCTCCTACAGGGATGGACTAACCCCCATAGAGTTTTTCTTCCACGCCATGGGTGGCAGGGAGGGGCTTGTGGACACAGCTGTGAGAACCCAGCAGAGCGGTTACATGCAGAGGCGTCTCATAAACGCCCTGGAGCATATACGCGTCGAATACGATGGGACAGTAAGGGACTCTGAAGGCAACATCGTGCAGTTTAAGTATGGTGAGGACGGCGTGGACGCCGCTAAAAGCGATCACGGTAAGGCCGTTAACGTTGAAAGGATCATTGAGAGGGTGAAGCTGGAGATTCGTGAAGGAGAGCCCGCCTCCAAGCAGTATGTCGAGTCAAAGGTTGAGTCGGTTAGGGAGGAGTTAAGCTCCATGCTGGTTAAAACCCTCAGGAGAGAGCTGGTTAAGGCGGCGTTGCCTAGGAGGGGAGTGGACATGGTGGTTAAGCTGGTGTTGGAAAACTATAAAAACGCCTTGATAGAGGCTGGGGAGGCCGCTGGCATCGTTTCAGCCCAATCCATAGGTGAGCCTGGAACACAGATGACGCTGAGAACATTCCACTTCGCCGGAGTCAGGGAGCAAAACGTCACCCTAGGCCTTCCAAGGCTCATAGAAATCGTGGACGCCCGCAAAAACCCCTCCACCCCGATCATGACCGTTTACCTGGACGATGAGCATAGGAAAAACCATAGCAAAGCGGAGAAGGTGGCCTTGGAGATTACGCATACAACACTCGGCGATGTAGCTGAGGGATTTGAATCCGACATAACCAGCATGAAAATCAAGGTCCTCTTAGACAAGGAGTCTATGCAGAAGAGGAACGTAAAGATGAAAAACGTGTTGGAAGCCCTTCAGATTCCGAGCTGCGAGTTAAAGTTCACGGAGGACTTTGTTGAGCTTGAAGTGAAAGACAGGGACATCCCCCAGTTCAAGAGGCTGCTCGCAAGGCTTCCCCATCAAACGGTTAAGGGAATCCCATCCATAAAGAGGGCGTTGGTAGTTGAGGAAAACGGGGAGTGGTTGATCAAAACGGAGGGGTCTAGTTTGGGAGCCGTGCTCTCCACGCCTGGAGTTGACCCTACAAGGACCGTCACCAATAACGTTTACGAGGTGGCTGAAGTGCTGGGAATAGAGGCGGCTAGAAACGTCATCATCAAGGAGGCCTTAAACGTGTTGGAGGAGCAGGGCTTGGACGTGGATGTGAGGCATGTGATGTTGGTCGCCGACGCCATGACGGCTACTGGCGAAATCTTGCAGGTTGGCAGACACGGCGTTAGCAGCGAGAAAGCCAGCACCCTGGCTAAGGCCGCCTTCGAAATCACGGTTCCAACATTGGTGGACGCGGCTATCAGGGGAGCATGGGATGAGTTGAAGGGTGTCGCGGAGAACGTCATAGTTGGACAGCAGATCCCGATGGGAACAGGGCTAATAGACGTTTATATGTCCATGCGCGGCACCCGTCAGAAGTAA